A part of Rhodamnia argentea isolate NSW1041297 chromosome 8, ASM2092103v1, whole genome shotgun sequence genomic DNA contains:
- the LOC115732484 gene encoding GDP-mannose 4,6 dehydratase 1-like — protein sequence LIIGIAGQVVSYLSEFLLDKGYEVYGMSVRSSNFNTQRVDHIYINPRNNAHNARMKLRCSILTDSSLCLRRWIDAISPDEVYNLADQYEVAVSLETPEYPDIVATVAFRLLEAVRSHVSVTGRSHIRYFQSGSSEVFGPQSDKSGYLRMNEKSRFHPWSLYGVSKCAAHWYTVYYREALGLFACNGILFNPASPRQDWNFVTRKITRAVGWIKMGLQSKLFLGNLLASRDWGFAGDYVEAMWMMLQQGKPDDYVVGMGESHTVDEIMMTVFEYVGLEWRDYVVYDNEIPLRPAGVDQLRGDATKAKEVLGWKAKVGFEKLVEMMVDEDIELAKREKVLVDTGYIDVCNSRVLGTSYLLLLCLLTQCSFFGPFRIRCQMKKTFEEARLTRSSSASSISATLAKLDDLWSRLLDIEIDDTTLGSRATPPSRPSSSAAPPPPFPGFLMAASTSPSQEREEATIRQKRTWSDDSIFGGLRGRGGGIDDL from the exons CTGATCATCGGCATTGCCGGCCAGGTCGTGTCGTACCTCAGCGAGTTCTTGCTTGACAAAGGATACGAGGTCTACGGCATGAGCGTTCGCTCCTCCAACTTCAACACCCAACGGGTCGACCACATCTACATCAACCCCCGCAACAACGCCCACAATGCCCGGATGAAGCTTCGCTGCTCTATTCTCACCGactcctctctctgtctccgcCGTTGGATTGACGCGATCTCCCCCGACGAGGTCTACAATCTCGCCGACCAGTACGAGGTGGCGGTCTCTCTCGAGACCCCTGAATACCCCGATATTGTCGCCACGGTTGCCTTCCGGCTTCTTGAGGCCGTGCGCTCCCACGTCTCCGTTACCGGCCGCAGTCACATCCGCTACTTCCAGTCTGGGTCTTCAGAGGTGTTCGGACCGCAGTCTGACAAATCTGGGTATTTGAGGATGAATGAGAAATCCCGGTTCCACCCTTGGTCCCTCTACGGCGTGTCCAAGTGCGCTGCGCACTGGTACACTGTGTACTACCGCGAGGCCCTCGGCCTGTTCGCGTGCAACGGGATCCTGTTCAACCCCGCCTCCCCGAGGCAGGACTGGAACTTCGTGACCCGAAAGATAACCAGGGCTGTGGGGTGGATCAAGATGGGGCTACAGAGCAAGTTGTTCCTGGGGAATCTGTTGGCCTCCCGGGACTGGGGTTTCGCTGGGGACTACGTGGAGGCGATGTGGATGATGCTGCAGCAAGGAAAACCTGACGACTACGTGGTCGGGATGGGGGAGTCGCACACGGTGGACGAGATTATGATGACGGTGTTTGAGTATGTGGGGCTGGAATGGCGGGACTATGTGGTTTATGATAATGAGATACCGCTCAGGCCGGCGGGGGTCGACCAGTTGAGGGGAGATGCAACTAAGGCCAAGGAGGTGTTGGGTTGGAAGGCCAAGGTTGGGTTCGAGAAGTTGGTGGAGATGATGGTGGACGAGGATATTGAATTGgctaagagagagaaggttcttGTTGACACTGGGTACATAGATGTCTGCAACAGCCGGGTATTAGGTACTTCTTATCTCTTGCTGCTCTGTTTGTTAACCCAGTGCTCTTTCTTTG GTCCTTTTAGGATACGATGCCAGATGAAGAAGACTTTCGAGGAAGCGAGGCTTACGCGCTCAAGCTCCGCGAGCTCCATCTCGGCAACATTAGCAAAACTGGATGATCTTTGGTCTCGTCTCCTTGACATAGAGATAGATGATACAA CCCTCGGCTCCAGAGCTACTCCTCCATCTCgtccctcctcctccgctgCTCCTCCGCCTCCTTTCCCCGGCTTTCTCATGGCGGCGTCAACCTCACCGTCGCAAGAACGGGAGGAAGCGACTATCCGGCAGAAGCGCACGTGGAGTGATGATTCGATTTTTGGAGGGCTTCGAGGAAGAGGTGGAGGCATAGACGATCTTTGA